The Prinia subflava isolate CZ2003 ecotype Zambia chromosome 21, Cam_Psub_1.2, whole genome shotgun sequence genome window below encodes:
- the MIIP gene encoding migration and invasion-inhibitory protein isoform X2: MDLELLTRLRQANQELLQRLRTKQEEIRKGFPCKQVLSASLHSSAAADRCVPSPSRAKENQVDAAKSTADRGRMVFVEPRAGLSSSLEHCINDRGVQQQQAKTQEGAGPDSSFPGKEENVTPASAILTCGREDGDGHAQGSPEKESFLSHGEDRKPAVLQGFHEKSDLGPSLSRVQNKESSEQHVVIREPHTPKSVLLTSCSKGLKKACHVAFQPDPEEDAIPVSSWSARPFLGYDWIAGLLDTKSPVTEKSEQYFAELQEFRESNRETCIHQQHLEPEPLDCTGPEQELDLITRSHKCVYCYRLNRRLFTIPVHSQSACPVCKIPRSHQPPGTLEEPAYVRVGVPSSALLPSYKCRAHRRRSFEPTDDLALHSHCLAGWESLVPSSNPLLSSLDLRASLEKKSSP; the protein is encoded by the exons ATGGACTTGGAGCTCCTGACGAGGCTGCGCCAGGCCAACCAGGAGCTTCTACAAAGGCTGAGAACGAAGCAGGAGGAGATCAGAAAAGGATTTCCCTGCAAGCAGGTCTTGTCAGCCTCTCttcacagcagtgcagctgctgacAGATGTGTCCCCTCGCCCAGCAGAGCG aaggaaaatcagGTCGATGCAGCAAAGTCTACAGCTGACCGTGGGAGAATGGTGTTTGTGGAACCCAGAGCTGGCCTCAGTTCATCTCTTGAACACTGCATCAATGACAGAGGGGTACAGCAACAACAGGCAAAGACACAGGAGGGAGCAGGTCCTGAttccagctttcctgggaaaGAGGAGAATGTTACACCAGCATCTGCAATCCTTACGTGTGGCAGAGAGGATGGGGATGGCCATGCTCAAGGAAGTCCAGAGAAAGAATCCTTCCTGAGTCATGGAGAGGACAGGaagcctgctgtgctgcagggtttCCATGAGAAAAGTGACCTGGGGCCATCACTGAGCAGAGTGCAAAATAAAGAGAGCAGTGAGCAGCATGTGGTCATCAGAGAGCCCCATACCCCTAAATCAGTCTTGCTGACATCCTGTTCCAAAGGGTTGAAG aaagCTTGTCATGTGGCTTTTCAGCCTGACCCTGAGGAAGATGCCATACCTGTCAGCAGCTGGTCTGCCCGTCCTTTCCTGGGCTATGACTGGATTGCAG GGCTCCTTGATACAAAGTCTCCAGTAACAGAAAAATCTGAGCAATACTTTGCTGAGCTTCAGGAGTTCCGAGAGTCCAACAGAGAAACCTGCATTCATCAGCAGCACTTGGA GCCCGAGCCTCTGGATTGCACAGGTCCTGAACAAGAACTGGATTTGATAACTCGTTCTCATAAGT GTGTTTACTGTTACCGACTGAACCGGCGCCTCTTCACCATCCCTGTGCATTCACAGTCTGCCTGCCCTGTGTGCAAGATCCCCCGCAGCCACCAGCCCCCAGGGACACTGGAAGAGCCAGCCTATGTCAG GGTCGgcgtgcccagctctgcccttttGCCCTCCTACAAGTGCAGAGCCCACCGCAGGAGGAGCTTTGAGCCCACGGACGATCTGGCCCTGCATTCG cactgcctggctgGCTGGGAAAGCTTGGTCCCTTCCAGCAACCCCCTGCTCAGCAGTTTGGACCTGCGAGcctcactggaaaagaaatcttcTCCCTAA
- the MIIP gene encoding migration and invasion-inhibitory protein isoform X1 — protein sequence MDLELLTRLRQANQELLQRLRTKQEEIRKGFPCKQVLSASLHSSAAADRCVPSPSRAKENQVDAAKSTADRGRMVFVEPRAGLSSSLEHCINDRGVQQQQAKTQEGAGPDSSFPGKEENVTPASAILTCGREDGDGHAQGSPEKESFLSHGEDRKPAVLQGFHEKSDLGPSLSRVQNKESSEQHVVIREPHTPKSVLLTSCSKGLKKKACHVAFQPDPEEDAIPVSSWSARPFLGYDWIAGLLDTKSPVTEKSEQYFAELQEFRESNRETCIHQQHLEPEPLDCTGPEQELDLITRSHKCVYCYRLNRRLFTIPVHSQSACPVCKIPRSHQPPGTLEEPAYVRVGVPSSALLPSYKCRAHRRRSFEPTDDLALHSHCLAGWESLVPSSNPLLSSLDLRASLEKKSSP from the exons ATGGACTTGGAGCTCCTGACGAGGCTGCGCCAGGCCAACCAGGAGCTTCTACAAAGGCTGAGAACGAAGCAGGAGGAGATCAGAAAAGGATTTCCCTGCAAGCAGGTCTTGTCAGCCTCTCttcacagcagtgcagctgctgacAGATGTGTCCCCTCGCCCAGCAGAGCG aaggaaaatcagGTCGATGCAGCAAAGTCTACAGCTGACCGTGGGAGAATGGTGTTTGTGGAACCCAGAGCTGGCCTCAGTTCATCTCTTGAACACTGCATCAATGACAGAGGGGTACAGCAACAACAGGCAAAGACACAGGAGGGAGCAGGTCCTGAttccagctttcctgggaaaGAGGAGAATGTTACACCAGCATCTGCAATCCTTACGTGTGGCAGAGAGGATGGGGATGGCCATGCTCAAGGAAGTCCAGAGAAAGAATCCTTCCTGAGTCATGGAGAGGACAGGaagcctgctgtgctgcagggtttCCATGAGAAAAGTGACCTGGGGCCATCACTGAGCAGAGTGCAAAATAAAGAGAGCAGTGAGCAGCATGTGGTCATCAGAGAGCCCCATACCCCTAAATCAGTCTTGCTGACATCCTGTTCCAAAGGGTTGAAG aagaaagCTTGTCATGTGGCTTTTCAGCCTGACCCTGAGGAAGATGCCATACCTGTCAGCAGCTGGTCTGCCCGTCCTTTCCTGGGCTATGACTGGATTGCAG GGCTCCTTGATACAAAGTCTCCAGTAACAGAAAAATCTGAGCAATACTTTGCTGAGCTTCAGGAGTTCCGAGAGTCCAACAGAGAAACCTGCATTCATCAGCAGCACTTGGA GCCCGAGCCTCTGGATTGCACAGGTCCTGAACAAGAACTGGATTTGATAACTCGTTCTCATAAGT GTGTTTACTGTTACCGACTGAACCGGCGCCTCTTCACCATCCCTGTGCATTCACAGTCTGCCTGCCCTGTGTGCAAGATCCCCCGCAGCCACCAGCCCCCAGGGACACTGGAAGAGCCAGCCTATGTCAG GGTCGgcgtgcccagctctgcccttttGCCCTCCTACAAGTGCAGAGCCCACCGCAGGAGGAGCTTTGAGCCCACGGACGATCTGGCCCTGCATTCG cactgcctggctgGCTGGGAAAGCTTGGTCCCTTCCAGCAACCCCCTGCTCAGCAGTTTGGACCTGCGAGcctcactggaaaagaaatcttcTCCCTAA